Genomic DNA from Thermus amyloliquefaciens:
GTCCCTCACCTCCGTGGTGCCGGGCCGGGGAACCTTGAGGCGGATCACGTGGGGCTCGCCCCTGCGCGCCCGTTCCTCGGCCTCCTCGGGGGGGATGTGGCGGGCGCGGCCGTCGTAGCCGCCCTTTTCCTTGCGGATTCTTTCCAGCTCCTCTGGGGTCTCAAAGGCCCGGTAGGCCCAACCTCGCTTCAGGAGCTCCTCCGCGTGCTTCTGGTAAAGGGGAAGCCTTTCCGACTGCCGGTAAGGGCCCCTAGGCCCCCCGATGTCCGGCCCCTCGTCGTAGGGGATGCCCAGCCACTTGAGGGCGGCCAGGATGCGCTCCTCCGCCCCGGGCACGTAGCGGGCGCGGTCGGTGTCCTCAATGCGCACCAGGAAACGGCCCCCGTTCTTCCTGGCCCACACGTAGTTGAAGAGGGCGATGTAGGCCGTGCCCACGTGGGGGTCCCCCGTGGGGCTTGGGGCGATGCGGGTCACCACCATACCTCGCCCATTATCTCACCCGGGGCTAAAGGTTGGGGCTTAGGCTTTAGGGTAATGAACGGGGAGCTTCAGGCCCAGGGCTTGCGCAAGCGCTACGGTCCCAAGGAGGTGGTGCGGGGGGTGGACCTGCACCTGAAAAGGGGGGAGATCGTGGCCCTCTTCGGCCCCAACGGGGCAGGGAAGACCACCACCTTCTACATGATGGTGGGCTTCATAAGGCCCACGGGAGGGCGCATCTTCCTGAAGGGGCAGGAGGTGAGCCGCCTGCCCATGTACCGCCGGGCCCAGCTGGGCCTCGGCTACCTGCCCCAAGAGCCCTCCGCCTTCCGCCGCATGACGGTGTTGGAGAACCTTCTGGCCATCCTGGAGTTCCAGCCCCTTTCCAAGGGGGAACGCCTGGAAAAGGCCAAGGCGTTATTGGAGGAGCTTGCCATCTACCACCTCAAGGACCGCATGGCCTACGCCCTTTCCGGCGGGGAAAGGCGCAGGCTGGAGATGGCCCGCGCCCTTTGCACGGACCCGGACTTTATCCTCCTGGACGAGCCCTTCACCGGGGTGGACCCCAAGAACGTCAAGGAGATCCAAAAGGTCATCGCCGAGCTACGGGAGAGGCGGGGGGTGGGGGTCTTCATCACCGACCACGCGGTGCGGGAGACCCTGGCCATCACCGACCGGGTGTACGTGATGTACGACGGCCAGATCCTCTTCCACGGGGACCCCGATACCTTCGCCCGGGACCAAGGGGTGAGGCGGCACTACCTGGGGGAAGACTACGAGCTTTAGGCCATGACCTTCTGGGCCCTCCTCATCCTCATCCTCCTCCTCGCGGCTTTGGTGGCCTATTTGGGGGACAAGGTGGCCAAGTGGGCGGGGAAGCGCCACTACCGCCTCTTCGGCCTTCGGCCCCGGCAGACCGCCACCCTGATTGCCGTCCTCACGGGGGTGGGGATCGCCCTTTTCAGCTACCTGGGCTTCCTGTTGGTCTTTCGGGAGGCCAGGGAGGTGATCCTCGAGGCCCAGGCCATCCGGGCCGAGCGGGACCAGCTGAAGCGGGAGCAACTCCTCCTCTTAGAGGCCAAGGCCGCCATGGAGGCCGAGGCCAGTAGGGCCCTGGCGGAGCTCAACGCCCTACGGGAGGAAAGGCGAACCCTGGTCCAGGCCCTGGAGCAGGCCGGGGTGGTGAGAAGCCGCCTGGAGGAGGAGGCCAAGGCCCTGGCCGCCCAGGTGAAGGTCCTGGAGAGGGAGAAGGAGGCCCTGGCCCGGCTTCTCCAGGAAAGAAGCCAAGAGCTGAACAAGAAGACGGCGGAGCTTGCGGAGAAGGTTCGGGCGCTTCAAGGCTTGGAAGGGCGCTTGGCCGCCCTCCAGGAGGCGGCCAAACGGGCGGAGGCGGAAAAAGCCCGGCTCACCGAGGAGAAAAAGCGCCTGCAGGCTGAGGTGCTTCAGGCCCTCGCCCGCCTGGAGGAAGCCCGGGGGCAGCGCCAGGCCCTGGCCCAGGAGGTGGAGGCCCTCAAGGCCAACCTGGGCAAGGCCCGGGAGGAGCTTCGCCAAACGGAGGAAAGGGTAAGGAGCCTCCTGGTGCAGGCGGAGGTGCTCCAGGGGGAGAAGGGGCAGCTTTCCCAGAGCCTCATCCGGCTTAGCCAAGGCCTCTACCTGGGGGAGGTGCGCCTGGGGGCGGAGGAGGGGAAGGCGGTTTTGGAACGGGTGGCCGAGCGCCGGGCCCTTCTCCAGGGCTTCCGGGGGGTGGAGGTCTTGGACGCCCCCTTGGGCCCGGGGCTTGCGGTGCTGGAGGGGGCGGGGTACCGGGAGGGGAGGCTTTTGGTGCGGGTGCGCTTCTACCCCGAGCGCAAGGCCTTTGCCATGGGGGAGGTTCTGGCCGCCCGCACCCTGCTCCTTTCTACCCCGGCCCGCAACCAGGAGGCCCTGGAGGCCCTGGGGGAGGCTGTGCGGCAGAGGCTTTTGCAGGCGGGGTATCCCCCGGAGTACGCCACCTTCCCCTCCCCCGAGGAGCTCGCCCGGGGGCTTTCCCTCCTTCAGGGGAAGAGGGGGGTGGTGCGGGTGGAGGTGGTGGC
This window encodes:
- the lptB gene encoding LPS export ABC transporter ATP-binding protein → MNGELQAQGLRKRYGPKEVVRGVDLHLKRGEIVALFGPNGAGKTTTFYMMVGFIRPTGGRIFLKGQEVSRLPMYRRAQLGLGYLPQEPSAFRRMTVLENLLAILEFQPLSKGERLEKAKALLEELAIYHLKDRMAYALSGGERRRLEMARALCTDPDFILLDEPFTGVDPKNVKEIQKVIAELRERRGVGVFITDHAVRETLAITDRVYVMYDGQILFHGDPDTFARDQGVRRHYLGEDYEL
- a CDS encoding DUF3084 domain-containing protein, yielding MTFWALLILILLLAALVAYLGDKVAKWAGKRHYRLFGLRPRQTATLIAVLTGVGIALFSYLGFLLVFREAREVILEAQAIRAERDQLKREQLLLLEAKAAMEAEASRALAELNALREERRTLVQALEQAGVVRSRLEEEAKALAAQVKVLEREKEALARLLQERSQELNKKTAELAEKVRALQGLEGRLAALQEAAKRAEAEKARLTEEKKRLQAEVLQALARLEEARGQRQALAQEVEALKANLGKAREELRQTEERVRSLLVQAEVLQGEKGQLSQSLIRLSQGLYLGEVRLGAEEGKAVLERVAERRALLQGFRGVEVLDAPLGPGLAVLEGAGYREGRLLVRVRFYPERKAFAMGEVLAARTLLLSTPARNQEALEALGEAVRQRLLQAGYPPEYATFPSPEELARGLSLLQGKRGVVRVEVVAAKDLWTTERPLLFFQLLGGPPGPEVPVPTRKVP